Proteins encoded together in one Triticum dicoccoides isolate Atlit2015 ecotype Zavitan chromosome 7B, WEW_v2.0, whole genome shotgun sequence window:
- the LOC119336787 gene encoding protein STRICTOSIDINE SYNTHASE-LIKE 10-like → MASGTRGVAAATISLAVLLLIFCFSPGTAAAAAVPSIDATWTRHLPLPRGLLRGPESVAFDAKGNGPYSGVSDGRVLKWNGNALGWSTYTYNPDYSSEACTASLLRPETATEGHCGRPLGLRFHLKSGYLYIADAYKGLMRVAPGGGEATVLVTEVDGVPLRFTNGVDIDQVTGEVYFTDSSSNYNRSQHEMVTRTGDSTGRLLRYDPRTGKAVVLQADITYPNGLAISADRTHLVISSTGPCKLLRYWIKGSKAGTMELFADLPGYPDNVRPDKKGGYWVALHREKAELPFGVDSHLLALRIDAEGKIIEEMRGPKSVRPTEVVEREGGRLFMGSVELHYVSVVTRK, encoded by the coding sequence ATGGCGAGCGGCACGAGGGGTGTCGCCGCGGCGACGATCTCGCTAGCCGTGCTGCTCCTAATCTTTTGCTTCTCACCCGGCACTGCCGCGGCTGCCGCCGTTCCCAGCATCGACGCCACGTGGACGCGCCACCTGCCGCTGCCACGCGGACTGCTGCGCGGCCCGGAGAGCGTCGCCTTCGACGCCAAAGGTAATGGCCCGTACAGCGGCGTGTCCGACGGCCGCGTGCTTAAGTGGAACGGCAACGCGCTCGGCTGGTCGACGTACACCTACAACCCCGACTACAGCAGCGAGGCGTGCACGGCGTCTCTCCTTCGCCCGGAGACTGCCACCGAGGGCCACTGCGGCCGGCCGCTCGGTCTGCGCTTCCACCTCAAGTCTGGGTACCTGTACATTGCCGACGCCTACAAGGGGCTTATGAGGGTAGCGCCAGGCGGCGGGGAGGCGACTGTGCTTGTCACGGAGGTTGATGGTGTACCTCTCCGCTTCACCAACGGCGTTGACATCGACCAGGTAACCGGCGAGGTCTACTTCACGGACAGCTCCAGCAACTACAATAGGTCGCAACATGAGATGGTGACAAGAACTGGAGACTCAACGGGTCGGCTATTAAGGTATGACCCACGGACAGGAAAGGCCGTCGTGCTCCAGGCCGACATCACTTACCCCAATGGCCTCGCCATCAGCGCTGATCGGACACATCTTGTCATCTCATCGACCGGGCCGTGTAAGCTGCTACGATACTGGATCAAGGGCTCCAAGGCGGGCACGATGGAGCTATTCGCCGACCTCCCTGGCTATCCAGACAATGTGAGGCCCGACAAGAAAGGAGGATACTGGGTGGCACTGCACCGTGAGAAGGCTGAGCTCCCCTTTGGCGTTGATAGCCACCTGCTAGCATTGAGGATCGATGCCGAGGGAAAAATAATCGAGGAGATGCGGGGACCCAAGAGCGTGAGGCCGACCGAGGTGGTGGAGAGGGAAGGTGGAAGATTGTTCATGGGATCCGTCGAGCTTCACTATGTGTCCGTCGTCACGCGCAAATAG
- the LOC119341926 gene encoding putative clathrin assembly protein At5g35200: MAGGGTQQSLRKYLGALKDTTTVSLAKVNSDYKELDIAIVKATNHSERPSREKYIREIFLSISAARPRADVAYCIHALARRLSKTRNWAVALKTLIVIHRALREVDPTFREELINYGRSRSHMLNMAYFKDDSSSGAWDYSAWVRTYASYLEERLECFRVLKYDVESDPPRTRDLDTVGVLDHLPPLQQLLFRLLACQPQGASSYNVIIQHALSMVALESVKIYTAISDGTINLVDKFFEMQRNDAVRALDIYKRATNQSERLSEFYEVCKTIHVARGEKFLKIEQPPASFMQTMEEYVRDAPAMKDKAILAIEYNKEPEEEVKPTSPPPVSEPEVEQEPEPEPEPEPVKEEAPAAEPTDLLGLNETHPAVAEIDERNALALAIVPIDDVPKAAPAFENGVTGWELALVTAPSSNETAVASGKKLAGGLDLLTLDSLYEDANRRASQPASYNPWETTGAAPAPMMQQPAAMQDPFYGSNGYAAPHAVQMAAMAQQQQAFMLQQQMMMASHHPQAQQYHQAQAAPANPFGANPFAPAGAQHPYGGAGTGMMPLHAVQGNAYTGLI; the protein is encoded by the exons ATGGCGGGTGGTGGCACTCAGCAGAGCCTCAGGAAGTACCTCGGCGCCCTCAAGGACACCACAACTGTGAGCCTGGCCAAAGTGAACAGCGATTACAAG GAACTGGACATTGCAATTGTGAAGGCCACCAACCATAGCGAGCGTCCATCGAGGGAGAAGTACATAAGAG aaattttcctttccatttctGCTGCAAGGCCAAGGGCTGATGTAGCTTACTGCATTCATGCTCTAGCGAGGCGCCTTTCAAAGACACGAAACTGGGCG GTTGCACTGAAGACATTAATTGTCATACATCGTGCCCTTCGAGAAGTTGATCCCACGTTCCGCGAAGAGCTTATTAATTATGGCAGATCTAGATCACATATGCTAAACATGGCCTATTTTAAGGATGATTCTAGTTCAGGAG CTTGGGATTATTCTGCATGGGTACGCACTTATGCTTCATATTTGGAAGAGAGACTTGAATGTTTCCGAGTGCTGAAGTATGATGTGGAGTCAGATCCTCCG AGGACTCGGGATCTTGATACTGTAGGTGTGCTAGATCATCTGCCACCACTGCAGCAACTTCTTTTCCGGCTTCTTGCTTGCCAG CCACAAGGggcatcatcttataatgttataaTCCAGCATGCACTTTCAATG GTTGCTCTGGAGAGTGTCAAGATCTACACTGCCATTAGCGACGGGACAATAAATCTTGTTGACAAG TTCTTTGAAATGCAAAGAAATGACGCTGTTAGGGCCCTTGATATATACAAAAGGGCAACTAACCAG TCTGAGAGATTGTCAGAATTTTATGAAGTGTGTAAAACAATACACGTAGCACGTGGTGAGAAGTTCTTGAAAATTGAACAG CCTCCGGCATCATTCATGCAAACTATGGAGGAATATGTGAGGGATGCTCCCGCGATGAAAGATAAG GCCATACTGGCTATAGAATACAACAAAGAGCCAGAGGAGGAAGTCAAGCCAACTTCACCGCCTCCGGTTTCAGAACCCGAAGTGGAACAAGAGCCGGAGCCCGAACCAGAACCAGAGCCAGTAAAAGAGGAAGCACCTGCTGCTGAACCAACAGACTTGCTG GGTCTGAATGAAACACACCCTGCTGTGGCCGAGATAGACGAGAGGAACGCTCTAGCGCTGGCAATTGTTCCAATAG ATGACGTGCCCAAGGCCGCTCCTGCTTTTGAAAATGGAGTCACAGGCTGGGAACTGGCCCTTGTCACTGCACCCAGTTCAAATGAAACTGCTGTCGCTTCAGGCAAAAAATTG GCTGGTGGACTGGACTTGCTCACCCTTGACAGCCTATACGAAGACGCGAACCGACGAGCGAGCCAGCCCGCAAGTTACAACCCCTGGGAGACCACCGGTGCCGCCCCGGCCCCGATGATGCAACAACCAGCAGCAATGCAGGACCCGTTCTACGGCTCGAACGGGTACGCAGCACCCCATGCTGTGCAGATGGCAGCcatggcccagcagcagcaggctttCATGCTTCAGCAGCAGATGATGATGGCCAGCCACCACCCTCAGGCACAACAATACCACCAGGCACAGGCGGCCCCAGCGAACCCATTCGGCGCGAACCCGTTTGCGCCCGCCGGTGCTCAACACCCTTACGGTGGTGCTGGCACTGGGATGATGCCCCTCCACGCTGTCCAGGGCAATGCGTATACTGGGCTGATCTAG
- the LOC119340281 gene encoding GDP-fucose transporter 1-like, whose product MAKPAYATSSLILGYALCSSLLAIINKYAITKFSYPGLLTALQYLTSVVGVWSLGKLGFLYHEPFNFQIAKKYAPAALVFYLAIFTNTHLLKHANVDTFIVFRSLTPLLVAVADTTFRKQPCPSKLTFLSLVIILGGAVGYVMTDSGFTLTAYSWAVAYLITITTEMVYIKHMVTNLGLSIWGFVLYNNLLSLLMAPVFGVLTGEHLSVFRAIESRGQSWFQLDAFVAVALSCIFGVLISFFGFAARKAVSATAFTVTGVVNKFLTVAINVMIWDKHANAFGLVCLLFTLAGGILYQQSVKSKGSTPAHFEAVANKGRGDDDEAEFDPEKQSLVSSPKDSDA is encoded by the coding sequence ATGGCAAAGCCAGCCTATGCGACAAGCAGCCTCATTTTAGGATATGCTTTATGCTCGAGCTTGCTTGCGATCATTAACAAGTACGCCATCACCAAGTTCAGTTACCCTGGCCTCCTCACTGCCCTACAATACTTGACATCCGTGGTTGGAGTTTGGAGCCTTGGGAAGCTCGGTTTCCTCTACCATGAGCCCTTCAACTTCCAGATTGCCAAAAAGTATGCGCCTGCTGCTCTTGTCTTCTACCTCGCCATATTCACCAACACCCACCTCTTGAAGCATGCCAATGTTGATACATTTATAGTGTTCAGATCCTTGACCCCTCTGCTGGTTGCTGTCGCTGACACCACGTTCCGGAAGCAGCCATGTCCTTCAAAGCTCACATTCTTGTCCCTGGTGATTATCTTGGGAGGCGCAGTTGGCTACGTGATGACAGATTCAGGGTTCACCCTCACGGCATACTCGTGGGCAGTTGCTTATCTGATCACCATAACCACTGAAATGGTGTACATAAAGCACATGGTGACTAACCTGGGTCTGAGCATATGGGGCTTTGTGCTCTACAACAATCTTCTTTCACTGCTCATGGCCCCCGTGTTTGGGGTTCTGACGGGGGAGCACCTGTCGGTCTTCAGAGCCATTGAATCAAGGGGCCAAAGCTGGTTCCAACTTGACGCGTTTGTTGCCGTGGCACTGTCCTGCATATTCGGGGTGCTCATTAGCTTCTTTGGTTTCGCGGCAAGGAAAGCGGTCTCTGCCACGGCGTTTACGGTGACGGGAGTCGTCAACAAGTTCCTGACGGTTGCAATCAATGTTATGATCTGGGATAAGCACGCAAACGCATTTGGTTTGGTTTGTTTGCTCTTCACTCTGGCAGGTGGAATACTCTATCAGCAGTCTGTCAAAAGTAAAGGAAGTACTCCAGCGCATTTTGAGGCTGTAGCTAACAAAggccgtggtgatgatgatgaagctgagtttgatccGGAGAAGCAAAGCTTAGTTTCGTCTCCAAAGGACTCAGATGCCTGA